DNA from Actinomycetota bacterium:
CGCCGAGGCCGCCGTGTGTGCGCTGGAGATGGCCGGCCTGCTGGAAGCGATCGACAAGCAGGACTGACAACAGGAGAGGAGACGGGTCGTGCTCAAGCTGGTGCTGCCCAAGGGGAGCCTGGAGCGGGCCACCCTGGCCCTGTTCGAGGCCGCCGACCTGCCCGTCAAGCGGGGGAGCGAGCGCGACTACCACGGCGCCATCGACGACCCCCGGGTGGAGCGGGTGTCGCTGCTGCGGCCCCAGGAGATCCCCCAGTACGTCGAGGAGGGCTTCTTCGACCTCGGCATCACCGGCCGGGACTGGATCGAGGAGACGGGCAGCAAGGTGGTCAGCCTGGCCGAGCTGCCCTACTCCAAGCAGACCTCCAACCCGGTCAGGGTGGTGCTGGCCGTCCACCGCGACCTCGAGGTCACCCGGCCCGAGGAGCTCCAGCCGGGCCTGCGCGTCTCCACCGAGTTCCCCAACCTCACCCGGCGGTTCTTCGCCGAGCGGGGCCTGCCGGCCCGGATCTTCCCCTCCTACGGGGCCACCGAGGCCAAGGTGCCCGAGATCGTGGACGCGGTCGTCGACCTCACCGAGACCGGCTCGACCCTGCGCAGCCACGGCATGGTGGTGATCGCGACCCTGCTCACCTCCTGGACGGAGGTGATCGCCAACGCCGAGTCGGCCGCCGACCCCGAGCGCCGCCAGGCCATGGACGACCTGCTCACCCTGCTCGTCGGGGCGGCCACGGCCCGGTCCAAGGTGCTGATCAAGCTGAACGTGGCCGACGCCGACCTTCACCGGGTGCTGGCCGTGCTGCCGTCGATGAAGGCCCCGAC
Protein-coding regions in this window:
- the hisG gene encoding ATP phosphoribosyltransferase; the protein is MLKLVLPKGSLERATLALFEAADLPVKRGSERDYHGAIDDPRVERVSLLRPQEIPQYVEEGFFDLGITGRDWIEETGSKVVSLAELPYSKQTSNPVRVVLAVHRDLEVTRPEELQPGLRVSTEFPNLTRRFFAERGLPARIFPSYGATEAKVPEIVDAVVDLTETGSTLRSHGMVVIATLLTSWTEVIANAESAADPERRQAMDDLLTLLVGAATARSKVLIKLNVADADLHRVLAVLPSMKAPT